TCGAGTGGAAGGCGTGGCCGGAGGCGCCGGTCAGGTTGACCCACCGGGACTTGTCCCAGTCGCCGACGTTCACGACCATCCGCATCGACGGGACCCAGATGACCTCGTAGCCGCCGGCCGCGTTCCAGCCGGTGGCGTCGACGGCCGCCTCGCCGCCGCCCAGGTTCCACGGGCCGCGGTTGAGGAGCTGCTGCACGACGCCGGGGCCCGCGGTACCGAGGGTCTGGTTCTTCAGGGTCAGCTGGTGCAGCCGGCCCCAGCTCCAGGTGGAGACGTCCTTGCCGAGCTTGGCGGTCAGCTCCCAGCGGGCGTCCTTCATGGCGCGGGCGAGCAGCTGGTCACGGGTCTCGGTGGCCGGGTCCAGACGGTTGCCCGGGGTCTTCCACCACTCGTTCTTCTCCTGCTTGAGGAGCGGGCGGACCACCTCGTACCAGCGGTCGCCGCCGTCCGGCTGCGCCGAGTCGGGGTCGCGCTCGCCGCACTCGCGGACGAGCTTGTTCTGCTCGTCGACCGGGCCGGTGGCCTGGGCCGGGCGGACGTTGATGCAGTCGCCCTCGGCGCGCAGTTCCTTGGGCAGCTTGTTGCCGAAGGCGAGCTTGAGGACGTTGCGCCAGACCGCGTTGAAGTAGGCGGCGGCGGCCGAGTCGGGGTCCTGGGTGTAGTCCCAGCCCTCAAGGAGCTTCTGCGCCTCGCGGACCTGCGGGTCGGCGATGTCGATCTTCAGCAGGAGCGGGTTGAGCAGGGTCGCGATCTCGCTGCGGTTGTCGGTCTGCATGGTCCGCATGTCGTCCGGCGAGATCTTGCCGCCGTCCTTGGTCTTCGACTCGATGAGGTCGTTGATCCGCTGGCTGCGCGAGCCGTAGCCCCAGTCCTTGGTGAGCAGGTCGGGGTAGGTCTTCTGGTCGATCACGGCCTGGTTGGCGGTGACGATGTAGCCGCGCTCCGGGTCGTACTCGTAGGGCAGCTTCTCGAAGGGGATGTAGCCCTTCCACCGGTACGAGGAGTCCCAGCCGGGCGCGGGCAGGGTGCCGTCGCCCTTGGCGCGCTGCGGGATCTTGCCCGGCGACTGGTAGCCGATGTGGCCCTCGGTGTCGGCGTAGATCAGGTTCTGGGACGGCACCTCGAAGTTCTTGGCGGCGGCCCGGAAGGTGGTGAAGTCCTTGGCGCGGTCGAGGGCGAAGATCGCGTCCATCGAGTGGCCGGGCTGCAGCGCGGTCCACTGGAGGGAGACGCCGTAGCCGGTGCCGCGGTCGGGGGCGGAGTTGCCGACGGGGGCCTTCTGGCCGACCTTCTCCAGTTCGGAGGAGCGGTCGGAGACGAGCGGGCCGTGCTCGGTGGAGCGGACGGTGATCGTCCGGTCGCTGCCGCCGGCGACCTTGATGATCTCCTCGCGGCTCTGGAAGGGCTTGACCTTGCCGTCGACGAAGTAGCCGTCGGGGCCGATCTTCTCCAGGTAGAGGTCGGTCACGTCGGCGCCGAGGTTGGTGAGGCCCCAGGCGATCTTGTCGTTGTGGCCGATGATCACGCCGGGCATGCCGGAGAAGGTGTAGCCGGCGACGTCGTAGCGGCAGGTGGCCGAGACGGAGCGGCAGTGCAGGCCCATCTGGTACCAGAGGGACGGCAGCTGGGGCGCGAGGTGCGGGTCGTTGGCGAGCAGCGGCTTGCCGGAGGTCGTGTACTTCCCGGCGACGACCCAGGAGTTCGAGCCGATGCCGTTGCCGTTCGGGCCGAGCAGGGCGGGGACCGTGTCGAGGACCTCGGAGAGGGCGCCGAGCTGGGAGCTCACGCCGCCGCTCGCGTTGCCCGGGCCCGTGCCCGGGGTGTCCCCGGTGGTCGTCCCGTCGCCCTCGGTCGCGTCGGCCTTCGGGTCGAACTTCCCGGTGGACGCGTCGACGGTGCCCTTGTCGAGGATCGGCTGGTGGAGCGCGTACGGGTACTCCGGGTACAGCTGCTTGATCTGCTTCGCGCTCAGCCGGCTCGTCATCAGCGAGCGGTCGATCTCGTCCTGCATGTTGCCGCGCAGGTCCCAGGCCATCGCCTTGAGCCAGGCCACCGAGTCGACCGGGGTCCACGGCTCGATCGTGTAGTCGTTGGTGAGCGCGAGCGCCGCGTACTCGACGGAGACGTCCTTCGGGGCGCGGTCCTTCAGATAGGCGTTGACGCCCTCCGCGTACGCCTGGAGGTACTTCTTCGTCTCCGGCGACAGGACCTTGTCGTACTCCTGCTGCGCGACCCGGCGCCAGCCGAGGGTGCGGAGGAAGGCGTCGGTGTCGACCTGGCTCTCGCCGAACATCTCGGAGAGGCGGCCCGCGGTCACGTGCCGGCGGACGTCCATCTCGTAGAAGCGGTCCTGCGCCTGGACGTAGCCCTGGGCGCGGAAGAGGTCCGTCTCGTTGTCGGCGTAGATCTGCGGGACGCCGTTCGCGTCCCGCTTCACCTCGACGTCGGCGGAGAGCTTGTCGAGGCGGATCTCGCCGGTCGTCTGCGGGAACGAGGCCCGGACGGTGCTGACACCCCAGTACCCGCCGAAGCCGATGCCCGCGACCAGTGCGAGGACCAGGACGACGAGGATCAGGCGGGCGCGCCGCCCTTTCTTCTTGGCGGTCTTCTTGCCGGGGGGCGCGGTCGTGTTGGAGGGCATCGCTGTCCTTCGAGGGGCAGGGTGATCCTGGAGTACGGGAGCAACCTTAGGCGCAGCGTCCGGACAGCCCGGACGCGGTGTCAGGAAGAGAACCGTACTGATGAGCGAGGAGAAGCAAAGAAGGCGTCAAGAAAGCGTTAAAGATTAGGTAAGGTAACGAAGTACCTTGCCGCTGGAGGAACGATCCAGCCGCACGTGAGGGGAAGGAACGGCCACTGACTGTCCACCAGCTCAACGAACTCCTGCTCGTCTGCTCCCTCGTCCTGCTCGTGGCCGTCGCGGCCGTGCGGATCTCCTCCCGGAGCGGGCTCCCGAGCCTGCTGCTCTACCTCGGCATCGGCGTCGCCATCGGCCAGGACGGCATCGGCAACGTCGCCTTCGACAACGCGGAACTCACCCAGGTCATCGGCTACGCCGCCCTCGTCGTGATCCTCGCCGAGGGTGGTCTCGGCACGAAGTGGAAGGAGATCAAGCCGGCGCTGCCCGCCGCGGTCGTCCTCTCCACCGTCGGCGTCGCCGTCAGCGTCGGCATCACCGCCGCCGGCGCCCACTACCTCGTCGGGCTCGACTGGCGGCAGGCCCTGATCATCGGCGCCGTCGTCTCCTCCACCGACGCCGCCGCGGTCTTCTCCGTGCTGCGCAAGGTGCCCCTCCCCTCGCGGGTCACCGGTGTCCTGGAGGCCGAGTCCGGCTTCAACGACGCCCCCGTCGTCATCCTCGTCGTCGCCTTCTCCACGGCCGGACCGGTCGACCACTGGTACCTGCTCATCGCCGAGATCGCCCTCGAACTCGCCATCGGCGTCGCCGTCGGCCTCATCGTCGGCTTCCTCGGCGCCTACGGGCTCAAGCACATCGCCCTGCCCGCCTCCGGCCTGTACCCGATCGCCGTCATGGCCATCGCCGTCGTCGCGTACGCCGCCGGCGCCATGGCCCACGGCTCCGGCTTCCTCGCCGTCTACCTGGCCTCGATGGTCCTCGGCAACGCCAAGCTGCCCCACGCGCCCGCGAACCGCGGCTTCGCCGAGGGACTCGGCTGGATCGCCCAGATCGGCATGTTCGTCCTGCTCGGCCTGCTCGTCACCCCGCACGAGCTCGGCCACGACTTCTGGCCCGCCGTCGTCATCGGCCTCGTCCTGACCGTGGTCGCGCGGCCCATGGAGGTCCTGGTCAGCCTGCTGCCCTTCCGGATCCCCTGGCAGGAGCAGGCCCTGATGTCCTGGGCCGGCCTGCGCGGAGCCGTCCCCATCATCCTCGCCACCATCCCGATGGTGTCGAAGATCGAGGGCAGCGAGCGGATCTTCAACATCGTCTTCGTCCTCGTCGTCGTCTACACCCTCGTCCAGGGCCCGACGCTGCCCTGGCTGGCGAAGGCCCTCAAGCTCGGCGACTCCACCGAGACCGCCGACCTCGGCGTCGAGTCCGCACCCCTGGAGCGGCTGCGCGGACACCTGCTCTCGGTCGCCATCCCGGAGAGCTCCCGGATGCACGGCGTCGAGGTCGCCGAGCTGCGCCTCCCCGCCGGTGCGGCCGTCACCCTCGTCGTACGGGAGGACGCCAGCTTCGTACCGGGCCCGGCGACCGTCCTGCGGCACGGCGACGAACTCCTCGTCGTCGCCACCGACCCGGTGCGGGACGCCACCGAGCGGCGGCTGCGGGCCGTCGGACAGGGCGGCAAGCTCGCCGGCTGGCTCGGGACCGGCGGCGCGACAGCGGCCTCGGAACCCACGGCCATGGGGCGCTTCCACCTGCCGGGCAGCGACCGCCGCAAGAAAACTTCCGGTTAATCCCAGGCATTAATTCAGGTGCGGGAGCGTTTTCCCAGGCGGGAAGACGCTCTTCCCTGTACCATGAAGGCACACCTGATCGAACCAACTCTGCCTGAAGCAGAGCTGGCGCGACCGTATGGCGGCCGTGGCGCCCCTCCGCAGTGGGGCCGGCCCGGTATCTACCGCAGTAACGCGCATGAGGACAGCTCTCGGCGACACCCGCACCACCGTGCCGGGGCGCGCTACCAGGCGGCAGAAAGGCAAGGACCGTGGCGTCCACGGTCATCAAGGACAAGCGGCCCGGCTACGGGCAGCTCCTGCGCACACCCGGTGCACTGTCCTTCCTGCTCCCCGGCTTCGCCGCGCGGCAGCCCTTCGCGATGCTGACCATCGGCATCGTCCTGCTCGTCCAGCACACCACCGGCTCCTTCGGCAGCGCCGGCGCGGTCGCCGCCGTCACCGGCGTCTCCATGGCGCTGTTCGCCCCGCAGAGCGGCAAGCTCGCCGACCGCTTCGGCCAGCGCGCCGTCCTCGTCCCCGGCGTCCTCGTCCACACCGCGTCCGTCTCCCTGCTCGTCGCGCTCGCCCTGGCCGGCGCCCCGCTCTGGGCGCTGTTCCTGGCCGCCGTCCCCGCCGGCGCCTCCGTGCCCCAGGTCGGGCCGATGGTCCGGGCCCGCTGGGCCGCCAAGCTGGACGGCACCCCGCTGATGCCGACGGCCGCCGCCTTCGAATCCGTCACGGACGAGTTCACCTTCGTCGTCGGCCCCGTCCTCGCCACCGCCCTGTGCACCGGCGTCCACCCGGCCGCGGGCCTGATCGCCGAGGCCGCCCTCACCCTCGTCGGCGGCCTGTTCTTCGCCGCGCAGCGCGCCACCCAGCCCGCGTACGGCCTGTCCGCCGCGGTCACCTCGGAGCCCCACCGCTCCGCCCTGTCCATCCCCGGCGTCCGTGTCCTCATCGTCGCCTTCCTCGGCATCGGCTCCGTCTTCGGCGGCATGCAGGTCTCCCTCACCGCCTTCACCGAGGAGATCGGCAACCCCGGCGCCAACGGCCTGCTGTACGGGATCTTCGCCGCCGGCAACATGCTCGCGGGCATCGCCATGGGCGCCGTCGCCTGGAAGACCGGCCCCCGCCGCCGCCTGATCCTGGGCTACGCGGGCCTCACCGCCGCCGCCTCCCTGCTGTGGACCACGCACTCGGTGCTGCTCCTCGGCGCCCTGGGCCTCGTCGTCGGCCTGTGCATCGCCCCCGCCCTGATCACCGGCTACACCATCGTCGAGACCCTGATCCCGGCCTCGGCCCGTACCGAGGCCTTCACCTGGCTCACCGGCGCCGTCGCGCTCGGCCAGGCCGCGGCCGTCACGGTCGCCGGCCGCCTCGCCGACGCCCACGGCGCGAGCACCGGATTCCTGGTGCCGATGGCGGGCACGGCCCTCGCCCTGACCACGCTGCTCGCCCTGCGGTCGCGGCTGAAGCCGCGCGAGGCGAGCCGGGTCGCGGCACGTGGTATCGGTCACCGCGTGCCGGTGGCGGTGGACTGAACCCACGGAATACGTCACTATGGATCGTCGTTAGCACTCGATGAGTGTGAGTGCCAGGAGGAAGTCAAGTGCCGACCTACCAGTACCAGTGCACCGAGTGCGGCGAAGGCCTCGAGGCGGTGCAGAAGTTCACGGATGACGCCCTGACCGTGTGCCCCAGCTGCCAGGGACGCCTGAAGAAGGTGTTCTCGGCCGTCGGCATCGTCTTCAAGGGCTCCGGCTTCTACCGGAACGACAGCCGCGGCTCGTCGTCCAGCAGCTCGCCGGCCTCGTCGAAGTCCTCGTCGTCCTCGACGCCGACCTCTTCGTCGTCGACGTCTTCGTCCTCTTCGTCCTCTTCGGACGCGAAGCCGGCCGCGTCGTCCGCTTCCTCCTCCTCGACGTCCTCGTCGAGCACCGGAAGCTCGGCCGCCTGAGCCTTCTTGCCTTCGTGGGCCCCGTCGCCGTGCGCGACGGGGCCTTCGGCGTTTCCGGGGAGCGCGCTTAGGGTGACCGTCATGGCCAACCATGACGTGTACGCGGACATCGGCGTGATCGGCGGCTCCGGCTTCTACTCCTTCCTGGAGGACGTCACCGAGGTGTCCGTCGACACCCCGTACGGCAGCCCCAGCGACTCCCTCTTCCTCGGCTCGATCGCCGGGCGGCAGGTCGCCTTCCTCCCCCGGCACGGCCGCGGCCACACCGTCCCGCCGCACCGGATCAACTACCGCGCCAACCTCTGGGCGCTGCGCTCCGTGGGCGTACGGCAGGTCCTCGGGCCCTGCGCCGTCGGCGGACTGCGCGAGGAGTACGGGCCCGGCACGCTCGTCGTGCCCGACCAGCTCGTCGACCGTACGAAGAGCCGGGCGCAGACCTATTTCGACGGGGAACGGCGGGCCGACGGAGCCCTCCCGAACGTCGTCCACGTGACCTTCGCCGACCCCTACTGCCCGGACGGGCGGCGGGTCGCGGTCAAGGCCGCCCGGGGCCGCGGCTGGGAACCCGTCGACGGCGGCACGATGGTGGTCGTCGAGGGGCCCCGCTTCTCCACCCGCGCCGAGTCCCGCTGGCACGCCGCCGCGGGCTGGTCGGTGGTCGGCATGACCGGGCACCCCGAGGCCGTCCTCGCCCGCGAGCTGGGCCTCTGCTACACCTCGCTCGCCCTCGTCACCGACCTCGACGCGGGCGCCGAGACCGGCGAGGGCGTCTCCCACACCGAGGTGCTGCGGGTGTTCGGCGAGAACGTGGGCCGGCTGCGGGAGGTCCTCTTCGACGCGGTGGGGGCACTGCCGGCGACGGCGGACCGGGACTGCCTGTGCATGCATGCCCACGACGGGTGGGACCTGGGGATCGAGCTGCCGTAAACCACCCATCGGTGTGGGGGAGTTGTCCACAGGCTCGCGGTGATCCCCAGGCCGGAGCGGGGTGGGGGCGGAGTCGGGACAGTGGGGGCGTTCTCGTTTCGCTCCCGACCGGACAGGCGGTACTCCGCATGACGACGACCCTCTCCTCCTCCGTTCCCGCGCCCTGTACGGTGCCGGCCTTCGAGCCGCTACGGGTGCGGGGCGCCCGGCACCGGCTGCGGAGGGCGCTCCGGCGGGGGCGGCGCGCACCGGCGCTGCTCCTGGCCCTGACGGCGGGCGCGCTGGCCGTCGCGGACATGGGCGCCGCCCCGGGCGCGCCTCCTCCGTC
This is a stretch of genomic DNA from Streptomyces sp. R44. It encodes these proteins:
- a CDS encoding MFS transporter, whose translation is MASTVIKDKRPGYGQLLRTPGALSFLLPGFAARQPFAMLTIGIVLLVQHTTGSFGSAGAVAAVTGVSMALFAPQSGKLADRFGQRAVLVPGVLVHTASVSLLVALALAGAPLWALFLAAVPAGASVPQVGPMVRARWAAKLDGTPLMPTAAAFESVTDEFTFVVGPVLATALCTGVHPAAGLIAEAALTLVGGLFFAAQRATQPAYGLSAAVTSEPHRSALSIPGVRVLIVAFLGIGSVFGGMQVSLTAFTEEIGNPGANGLLYGIFAAGNMLAGIAMGAVAWKTGPRRRLILGYAGLTAAASLLWTTHSVLLLGALGLVVGLCIAPALITGYTIVETLIPASARTEAFTWLTGAVALGQAAAVTVAGRLADAHGASTGFLVPMAGTALALTTLLALRSRLKPREASRVAARGIGHRVPVAVD
- a CDS encoding FmdB family zinc ribbon protein, translated to MPTYQYQCTECGEGLEAVQKFTDDALTVCPSCQGRLKKVFSAVGIVFKGSGFYRNDSRGSSSSSSPASSKSSSSSTPTSSSSTSSSSSSSSDAKPAASSASSSSTSSSSTGSSAA
- a CDS encoding potassium/proton antiporter, with protein sequence MTVHQLNELLLVCSLVLLVAVAAVRISSRSGLPSLLLYLGIGVAIGQDGIGNVAFDNAELTQVIGYAALVVILAEGGLGTKWKEIKPALPAAVVLSTVGVAVSVGITAAGAHYLVGLDWRQALIIGAVVSSTDAAAVFSVLRKVPLPSRVTGVLEAESGFNDAPVVILVVAFSTAGPVDHWYLLIAEIALELAIGVAVGLIVGFLGAYGLKHIALPASGLYPIAVMAIAVVAYAAGAMAHGSGFLAVYLASMVLGNAKLPHAPANRGFAEGLGWIAQIGMFVLLGLLVTPHELGHDFWPAVVIGLVLTVVARPMEVLVSLLPFRIPWQEQALMSWAGLRGAVPIILATIPMVSKIEGSERIFNIVFVLVVVYTLVQGPTLPWLAKALKLGDSTETADLGVESAPLERLRGHLLSVAIPESSRMHGVEVAELRLPAGAAVTLVVREDASFVPGPATVLRHGDELLVVATDPVRDATERRLRAVGQGGKLAGWLGTGGATAASEPTAMGRFHLPGSDRRKKTSG
- a CDS encoding penicillin acylase family protein — translated: MPSNTTAPPGKKTAKKKGRRARLILVVLVLALVAGIGFGGYWGVSTVRASFPQTTGEIRLDKLSADVEVKRDANGVPQIYADNETDLFRAQGYVQAQDRFYEMDVRRHVTAGRLSEMFGESQVDTDAFLRTLGWRRVAQQEYDKVLSPETKKYLQAYAEGVNAYLKDRAPKDVSVEYAALALTNDYTIEPWTPVDSVAWLKAMAWDLRGNMQDEIDRSLMTSRLSAKQIKQLYPEYPYALHQPILDKGTVDASTGKFDPKADATEGDGTTTGDTPGTGPGNASGGVSSQLGALSEVLDTVPALLGPNGNGIGSNSWVVAGKYTTSGKPLLANDPHLAPQLPSLWYQMGLHCRSVSATCRYDVAGYTFSGMPGVIIGHNDKIAWGLTNLGADVTDLYLEKIGPDGYFVDGKVKPFQSREEIIKVAGGSDRTITVRSTEHGPLVSDRSSELEKVGQKAPVGNSAPDRGTGYGVSLQWTALQPGHSMDAIFALDRAKDFTTFRAAAKNFEVPSQNLIYADTEGHIGYQSPGKIPQRAKGDGTLPAPGWDSSYRWKGYIPFEKLPYEYDPERGYIVTANQAVIDQKTYPDLLTKDWGYGSRSQRINDLIESKTKDGGKISPDDMRTMQTDNRSEIATLLNPLLLKIDIADPQVREAQKLLEGWDYTQDPDSAAAAYFNAVWRNVLKLAFGNKLPKELRAEGDCINVRPAQATGPVDEQNKLVRECGERDPDSAQPDGGDRWYEVVRPLLKQEKNEWWKTPGNRLDPATETRDQLLARAMKDARWELTAKLGKDVSTWSWGRLHQLTLKNQTLGTAGPGVVQQLLNRGPWNLGGGEAAVDATGWNAAGGYEVIWVPSMRMVVNVGDWDKSRWVNLTGASGHAFHSNYTDQTDTWAKGELYDWAYGKAAVDATAKDTLTLKP
- a CDS encoding S-methyl-5'-thioadenosine phosphorylase translates to MANHDVYADIGVIGGSGFYSFLEDVTEVSVDTPYGSPSDSLFLGSIAGRQVAFLPRHGRGHTVPPHRINYRANLWALRSVGVRQVLGPCAVGGLREEYGPGTLVVPDQLVDRTKSRAQTYFDGERRADGALPNVVHVTFADPYCPDGRRVAVKAARGRGWEPVDGGTMVVVEGPRFSTRAESRWHAAAGWSVVGMTGHPEAVLARELGLCYTSLALVTDLDAGAETGEGVSHTEVLRVFGENVGRLREVLFDAVGALPATADRDCLCMHAHDGWDLGIELP